A genomic stretch from Marinobacter fonticola includes:
- a CDS encoding GGDEF domain-containing protein: MPSVAETFLFSRFARIAALGLLIIAAFSAWRGAFTTGVTAVVCAAMIWTRYRAEIADAGKRLIIAARLLNILFLVALTPAILANTPGLAQWSYIFPLSAFALWPLAWASLLIAPYLLLVIFAGLDTSLGPDRHQFVACALLAVLLSALFVFLREYKTRQLAPLRRTDELTQAASRDYLSADLHKEIQRSEREGIEMAVLLIGLDIHRGIALPDDDIRAILPRIGRYLHSQLRDFDSYYRVADLQFLAILPGTNTEDATHKAEVLRKGLRSLLESHELDMTVSAGVAGLNIGDDAESLQQGAARALQRAQQQGGNRTQSFSAWSGAEATNPRAEADPDD; the protein is encoded by the coding sequence ATGCCAAGTGTGGCGGAGACTTTCCTGTTTAGCCGCTTTGCCCGGATCGCAGCCCTCGGACTACTGATCATCGCCGCCTTCAGTGCCTGGCGCGGCGCTTTTACTACGGGTGTTACAGCGGTCGTTTGCGCCGCCATGATCTGGACACGCTACCGGGCCGAAATCGCCGACGCCGGTAAGCGCCTGATCATCGCGGCCCGTTTGCTGAATATCCTGTTTTTGGTGGCGCTGACGCCCGCCATTCTCGCCAATACGCCCGGGCTGGCGCAGTGGAGCTATATTTTCCCACTCAGCGCCTTCGCTCTTTGGCCCCTGGCCTGGGCCAGCCTACTCATCGCGCCTTACCTGTTGCTGGTCATTTTTGCAGGATTGGACACCAGCCTCGGCCCCGACCGCCATCAGTTTGTCGCCTGTGCGCTGCTGGCGGTCTTGCTCTCTGCCCTCTTCGTGTTCCTGCGCGAGTACAAAACCCGGCAACTGGCTCCGTTGCGTCGCACGGACGAACTGACCCAGGCCGCCAGCCGCGACTACCTTTCCGCCGATCTCCACAAGGAAATACAGCGTAGCGAACGGGAAGGTATCGAAATGGCGGTACTGCTCATCGGCCTGGACATCCATCGCGGGATCGCCCTCCCCGATGACGACATTCGCGCTATCCTGCCGCGCATCGGGCGCTATCTACACTCCCAACTGCGGGATTTCGACAGCTATTATCGAGTGGCGGATCTTCAGTTCCTGGCAATATTACCGGGCACCAATACCGAGGACGCCACTCACAAGGCTGAAGTGCTCCGCAAAGGGCTACGCAGCTTGCTGGAGTCCCATGAGCTGGACATGACCGTCAGCGCCGGGGTCGCCGGCCTCAACATCGGCGACGACGCCGAAAGCCTTCAGCAGGGGGCGGCGCGAGCCCTACAGCGTGCCCAGCAGCAAGGCGGAAATCGAACACAATCCTTCAGCGCCTGGTCGGGTGCCGAAGCCACGAACCCACGCGCAGAGGCGGATCCCGATGACTGA
- a CDS encoding GGDEF domain-containing protein, which produces MTETRLRTLTHSVAYSLTLLFMAALATQNLRYGFYTLFYLAVTLGVGALAGVVYTVLMRRQQLRAPGHALLLTGMNLIALLAVFASPQADVSHWTLALVLLNFLILPLRVAAGLSLALILTVALWQLVTLPIAEAVTSIAGMLLLFGAAAFYSWRYSHMAQSAEDLAITDAVTGAHNARFLDETLQKEISRAQATGNPLSVVQLHIDHIDDAIELHGKDRVATLMHEVTQTLFGVIRAGDTLYALDDGDFFLILPFTPEEGVRVIAERVRRTLGESHWQVVGRLTTTLGCTTWQTGDTTSHHLRDRAVAAVAEAKRRGSDRAWFLDGTSRAA; this is translated from the coding sequence ATGACTGAGACCCGACTGCGAACCCTGACCCACAGCGTCGCCTATAGCCTTACCCTGCTGTTTATGGCTGCACTGGCAACGCAAAACCTGCGTTACGGTTTCTATACCCTATTCTACCTGGCCGTCACGCTCGGCGTGGGCGCCCTGGCCGGCGTGGTCTACACGGTGTTGATGCGCCGCCAGCAGCTACGCGCACCCGGCCATGCGCTGCTGTTGACGGGCATGAACCTGATCGCCCTACTGGCAGTTTTCGCCAGCCCCCAGGCCGATGTCTCGCATTGGACGCTGGCACTGGTTCTGCTCAACTTCCTCATTTTGCCACTACGGGTTGCCGCGGGCCTGTCGCTGGCACTGATCCTGACGGTTGCACTATGGCAGCTTGTGACCCTGCCCATCGCCGAAGCGGTCACATCGATTGCCGGCATGCTGCTGCTATTCGGTGCCGCAGCTTTTTATAGCTGGCGCTACTCGCATATGGCTCAGTCTGCCGAAGACCTGGCCATCACCGACGCCGTGACCGGTGCCCATAATGCCCGCTTCCTGGACGAGACCCTGCAGAAGGAAATCAGCCGGGCCCAGGCGACAGGCAATCCACTGTCGGTCGTGCAACTGCACATCGATCATATAGACGACGCCATAGAACTCCACGGCAAGGATCGCGTGGCCACGCTGATGCATGAGGTAACCCAAACGCTGTTCGGTGTGATCCGCGCCGGCGACACCTTGTATGCCCTGGACGACGGCGACTTCTTCCTGATCCTGCCCTTTACCCCGGAAGAGGGCGTGCGCGTGATTGCCGAAAGGGTCAGACGCACCCTGGGCGAGTCTCATTGGCAAGTGGTCGGACGTTTGACGACAACGTTGGGCTGCACCACCTGGCAGACCGGAGATACCACCAGCCATCACTTGCGGGATAGGGCCGTTGCCGCCGTCGCCGAGGCCAAACGACGCGGCTCGGATCGCGCCTGGTTTCTCGACGGAACATCCCGCGCTGCATGA
- a CDS encoding bifunctional DedA family/phosphatase PAP2 family protein has translation MMEWIQAAIQWLGQHPGWLSAALFGIALVESLAIAGVIVPGVAMMFAAATLAGQIDMPLLEALLWAGLGAIAGDGLSFWMGRLFQGRLDVLWPFTRYPRLIASGERFFHRHGGKSVVIGRFVGPIRPVLPLIAGAFQMPARRFFTFNILSAVGWAPVYVLPGYLVGSAMALDIQLPSHFYPAMGLSLALLALIYLVFFRLHWGLGEDSAFYRHLQATVMRSERGRKLWQTLSSERPQGSEFPLPSITLMVACTALFALWALLSMETHLLDALDQNTSAFFATLRSPLLDPVAVGITLLGDPALLTLVSLSGILFFWARGMGAAAFHILAAGVTVTVVTTLMKAGFAVPRPEAVSIPPSSYAFPSGHTSGITVVIGLTASFVAQEWPPYRRWTIYAMAGVPILLIALSRLYLGVHWFSDVIGGLLLGLAVCGLTRVSYSRYDRHRLVGNALSNGTMLSVAVTAAGYVLLAYPYGMARYAIAG, from the coding sequence ATGATGGAGTGGATACAGGCGGCGATTCAGTGGCTGGGGCAGCATCCCGGCTGGCTATCAGCCGCCTTGTTCGGCATTGCGCTGGTAGAATCCCTCGCCATCGCCGGCGTTATCGTGCCTGGGGTCGCCATGATGTTTGCGGCCGCCACTCTGGCCGGGCAAATCGATATGCCGCTACTCGAAGCATTGCTCTGGGCTGGCCTCGGCGCCATCGCCGGCGACGGTTTGAGTTTCTGGATGGGACGTTTGTTCCAGGGCCGGCTCGACGTACTCTGGCCCTTCACCCGCTATCCTCGCCTGATTGCCAGCGGCGAGCGTTTTTTTCACCGACATGGCGGTAAAAGCGTAGTCATCGGCCGCTTCGTAGGTCCGATCCGTCCCGTCCTACCGCTGATCGCCGGCGCCTTTCAGATGCCGGCGCGACGCTTCTTCACCTTCAACATCCTGTCCGCCGTTGGCTGGGCGCCGGTGTACGTACTGCCCGGCTACCTGGTCGGCAGCGCTATGGCCCTGGATATCCAGTTGCCGTCACATTTCTATCCGGCGATGGGTCTAAGCCTGGCCCTGCTGGCGCTGATTTATCTGGTATTTTTCCGTCTGCACTGGGGGCTGGGTGAAGACAGCGCCTTCTACCGTCACCTTCAGGCCACCGTGATGCGCAGTGAGCGCGGCCGAAAATTATGGCAAACGTTATCCAGCGAACGTCCGCAAGGTTCAGAGTTTCCCCTGCCGTCGATTACGCTGATGGTGGCTTGCACCGCCCTGTTTGCCCTTTGGGCTTTGCTATCCATGGAAACTCATCTACTAGACGCCCTGGATCAAAACACCTCGGCCTTTTTTGCCACCCTGCGCTCGCCCTTGCTCGATCCGGTCGCTGTCGGTATTACGCTGCTAGGCGACCCGGCCTTGCTGACACTGGTCAGCCTGAGCGGCATTCTGTTTTTTTGGGCCAGAGGCATGGGGGCCGCAGCCTTTCACATCCTGGCAGCAGGCGTTACGGTGACCGTCGTGACGACGTTAATGAAGGCGGGATTTGCCGTTCCTCGACCGGAAGCGGTGAGCATACCGCCATCTTCGTACGCTTTCCCCAGTGGCCACACCAGCGGCATCACCGTTGTGATTGGTCTGACGGCCAGCTTCGTCGCCCAGGAATGGCCGCCGTACCGGCGCTGGACGATCTACGCCATGGCGGGAGTGCCTATCCTGCTCATCGCGCTGAGCCGGCTTTATCTAGGTGTGCACTGGTTCAGCGACGTGATTGGCGGCCTGTTGCTGGGTCTAGCCGTTTGCGGGTTGACCCGC